AACTAAAAAAAGACTATCAAAGACGAATTTACAATCCTAATTCCGCAGTAACCAGATTTTCTATCATCCTAGGCCATACAATCTCTaacctaggctctgataccaactttGTTACGACCCATCCCACGGGTCGTGACCGGCGCTAGGGAACGGGTAAGCTCAAGCTACTAGAATCCGTAGCAAGCCTTAATATAATATACGATCAACCTTACCAATAGTCTtaacataatttaatattaaatcctTCAAAAAGAAACACACACATAATCCTCAAACTGGTACTGCGGTCtacaatataaatttttaacataattCTTAAATAGTCATACATAGTAAGATAGATGTGCTACACGAAGAAAGAAATTAGGATGCAACAAACTTCTAGTCACCTGAAAAATTAAAAGAGTCAAACCTCCTATAGTGAATTAATTATACGCAATGCAtgagtaatttaacatttatgtcacacacaataataataataatatataatataagtgaTCACACAATATGCTTTTCATAAAATTGTCTTACGAATAAATAGATAGGTGGTTTAATACGTATGTTGGACCCTAAACCTCAATACTCAATCTAATAATCCACCAATAATCACCATTTCACTCATATCCAATAACAgggggaccgagaataactcaaccaaCCACACGTCCAGTTAGCTggaggaccgagaataactcaaccgattccgtacccagcctcacttaaatcgaaaatccacatatcatatagcccgagaatatctcaaccgagcttatccatatatcacaacattcacaatattagtatcatcaatatccaataacccgatagtacctgtgCGCACAATGTCCTGATGCCGATCACCAGGAAGCATGTCCATAACACGTATTTATCCACAAATAATtacgtataaattattataaacaataagacacttttataagtaaaaataatactttacttgaaatatcatgaaatcatttattatgaatgcaaatgctaaattaaaaattcataacatataattaactcacaaattgctcctagccgaCTGTCCTAATTTTCAGGTACTGTTGCTCCTCCTACCAGTTGAGTAtctaaaagagataatattatttttagaatttatatatgtttagagaaatattaaaatttattttgtctcgTTTTACAGACTGTCGACCGAAAATTCGGCAGAGTCTCCCCTATAAAACGAACATCCTTCTAGTAATAACTAGGGTCAACCCTGCAATAAAATAcacttttatattaaaaaatattcaaagtcCAAACCAGGACTCCATAGACTACAATTTATCAACCCGGTTGGATATCAATCATCCAACAGTTTCATAACTGTCAGTAATTCCAATACTTTACTCCCAAAATTACACAtcatcaaacaacatataaacatatatatttataatccATTTTCATAATATCTATATCAACCAAATTAACTAACCAATAATCTTaagagcataattaattaattatgcttagTCCAATCTCCCTTCAACCTTTATTTTTAACATTATATATTctgaatatttatttaaataaggatccaaaaattatttttaacccaacttaatttattttctttaatttcatCCAACTATATACTTTCGTAATTTATAGAGACTAAACGGTCAGGAATTTGGCCAAAGTCCAAGAATTAATGtataatatttagaacattctGAAGTTAACCAAATAATTTTTCTGCACTTATTTCGTATGTCACCGGAAAATATCACCGGTGTTCGGGATCCGCCTATCGGAAAGATTAAAGTTGATTGTTTTGAGAAACTAATTATACCACTTTGTTCTTTATGATTTCAGGAGTCTAGAATCACTCTCAAAACACAAAAAATCGACCGGAAAATTAAACTTTGGTTAGATTTCTTACTTTTTCCGGTGTAGCTCCGATTACCCCTCAAAACTCCTTGTATGCATCAAAATCTAGTGTATCCATAGGTAAATCGACCCTCTGATTCCATTTTTGGTGttagaattgcaaaataatgaacataggaccgagaaatagagagaatagcaaaagtgacgaattttctctctctaaacgatttttaaaaactcaaaatCTTACTATAAAACTTACATGCACTTGTAGCTGGAGTTGAGAGCTTCGTTTCGGTATAAAGAACGCCAAAAACGgtgaagaaatgaggaagaTTGAGGTTAGAGAAGGAGGAATGGAACAAAGTTTCAATGTACtgtatgaggaagaagaagactgCACGTATATGCAGTGTTCttatttgatatttttggtCAATTTATATATTAGTCCCTACATTTATAAtatcttttaaaaaatttctcaaaagtaattatattttaactttaactccttctaattaattcaattaaGCAAATagcttaatatatataatttggggTATTACACTAAGAGTGTCCCCTTTCCCAATTATCTCTACATTTCTTCatcaattaaaaaatatgaaattctaCAATACTTCTGGTGCAATACATGTACCCGATCAATCAATAATATTACaattatacaaatttatttCTTAACAACAACCATTTTTCATAGTATATATAGAGCATTCATTATGTCGGGATTGACGTGCATGGCCATAAACGCACAGATTACTAGAACTACACTCTGAAAAGGTTACGACATAGTACAATGTCAGATATAGAGTTCAAGATTACGAGCCACTCTAGTATAATCTGCTCAGTAAATTTTTTAACATTCTAGTGGGGGTTGTTGGGCTAGGTCGGCTCGATTTGAATTTATGAAAAAAGCCCaaatatttgttttaaaaaagaGGAAAGCATCACACATTGCTTAGAAATCATTTTGTGgtgatatttataaagaaagttCTTGCACACCTGGATGTACCCTAAGGGTaccccacttttgtgaaagggtgatgATTTACTTGATGTTTGACCACCACACACACGTGCCGCCGCCGCCGTCTATCCAATCCGGGACGggttgaaataataataatattttttattctaattttattaatttcagaATTAATATTTAACACAGCAAAAAAACACTTTCATCTGAATTAATTTCGAACTGAGCAACTAGAGTGTAGACAAGCCGGGCTCCAACTGTGCAATAAAAACTCGTATTACGAGtgggctgttttatcctggaggtgGTCGAAAATTGATCTGCTTGCACTTTCTGGCAGTTCCGCAAACGTTTTAAAAAAGCGACATAGTCCACGACTCTATCCGTTATTTTGTTCGGTAATTTTGGTGCTTTTTCGGTTTATATTCCAACAGTGTATTTCTCCCCGAGTACTGTAGAAGCTCTCCGTACATCTAACGTACACAATTAACTAAGATTATTTAGGAAGCCACTCATCTCCTTGCATGAAATTCTGAACTGAAAAAGTAAGAACATGTTGAGGAAGAATTTTACTACTCCATGGTACTCTTCCTTTCAAATCAGATCCAGGTCCTCTATTCTCAAATTCTCCATAATAAAGTGTACTCAATGACTGATTTCCTTCCCATTCTAACCATCCACCTGGATTTATAAGAGAATCcataaaactatgtatataaACTGTTTTTGCAAACTCCTTCCAAGGCCTTCCTAGATAATTTTTGTGCACTTTTGGATTGCTCTTAATAAGTTTCATATACTCCGGTGTGCCGGTAATTGAGCAATTATCGAACACGTATCCGGTTGATTGTCCAGAATCTGTCCTTCCTTGTGCGGTTACTGCATTCGATTCTCCCTTTTCGGGTGTTTCTAACCTAGGGTTTATGAAGATTTCGCAGTCTTTGAAGTAGGCGGCTCCGTTTCCGAATATGAAATCAACGTTGCCTTCGATTTTGCATGATTTATAGAATTGGCGGAGTCCGTGGATGTATAATGTGTCTTGGTGTCCGAAGAATTCGCAGTTTTCGACGTAGGATTTATCGCTGTCTGATCGAAAAGCTACTGCTTGTTTACTTGGTATTCCTGCTTCGTTCTTGAATGTTATATCTTTAGCCATGAATCCATCCCCCATAACAGCtgcaaaacaaaaacaattagtatttttttatagcaattaaaaataatcagttaaaatgctaaaaactaaatccGTTACATActttctaaaatatttactgcactattaatatagttacaaaacaaaaaaaaaaattaggaaacTACTTCAATCCATtaacaaacttgtttggaaggtctaatgtgacagttaaataacactcaaatcagtcttttcaaattttcgatagcACAGTGTTAAAAAATTGATCTTATTACTTGaaaacgttagagttaaatttattttatttcatatgtTACGGTTAAATCTGCATTTTGCTTGAAACATTAGGACTAAATTTTACGCTTATCCCTATTATACTTTTAATTTCAGTTATCCATCAatttgagtatatatatatatatatatatattcacgtATAAACAAAATGTTTTAGTATAATATAGCGGTTTAAACCGAtctttttattaaaacaaaaccaaaacaTAACCGATAAGTAAAATCTAAAATATCCGAAGAAAATACTGATAAAAACCGAATTGAGAATATAAAATAGCCAAACCGAATTCGATTTCAATTATAAGAGGAATCCAAATTCTACTTGAGCAGATGTTAGAGACCGTAGTGCTAAtcttaaaaaatttgaaaatctaATTCACTTTCAAGATACAAGCCTGTTTACCTATGACTCTAAAGGTCATGAATTCGAATCACATTGGGGTAGGATGAGTTGagagtttttctttctttttaatttaatcttcCTTTGTTTAATATAGTATTAGAAAACGTATGGAAATGGTGTTAAAAAACCGGTTTGAAATGtaagaaaaattatattatgcTCTCTTAATTTTAAATAGACATAcgtatacatattttttttttctttttatcaatcaggTCCATAGAGTGATattcaaaacgattttaatattattttaacggggtgtttgttaaGAGGGATACAGGAGatgagatagggataaaaaacacgagataagttatcccgtgtttatttgtgagatagaagagtgagacagatgGGGGATAAgtctcttatccctcaaatcctatactcaggaggggggtggtataaggaggtgggataagctcctgcgattttaataaggttaaaatagtaaaatgtattattttatctctattcATATCtcacgtaccaaacattgaataataattctcgaattatatttttatccttatcccaactatttatccttgtttatatcccaacctttatcattatctctatcccaatagaataccaaacgcacCGTAAAAGTAATTTCTCATCAGATCGGAATAACTTACCAAAAGTAGCGGTGTCGTAGGTGAAAACTCCcacgggaccaacagttttCTTCCCAGTAATAATCGTCTTCCCAATCCCATCTCCGATCAGCACAATATTCTTCTTCTCCAACGGAATCCTAACAATCTCATCATAGATTCCTTCCTTTACATTAATCACAAACTTTTTACCCGTCAAATTACTCGGCGCCGCATCCACACCTTCTCCGACCGTCTTATACCCCTTCCCATCCTTACTCACCGTCGCATCTATCTTCAAATTTGCCGGAAACCTAGTCGGAAATTCCATTTCCTTACTTTTAATCGGTTCAAAAAACCCATCCCTTTCAGTCTTCGGAGCAGCCCATTTTCCTACATCGGATCCGAACAAATCCAAAGCCCTAACCAAGCTCAAAGCATTGCTAGTCATCCTGGTCAACAAATCAAGAAGTGATAACAGACTGTGAATCTCAACGGTGTCGTTTACCTTCTTAAAATTGCTCAGGCAATCGTTTTGATAAACCAGAGCCGCACTCATCCAAGCTCTAGCATCTTTAGATTTCGAAGGCAAAGCGGTGATCGAAGATTGGAGACGGAACATTGAATTGCTTAATTCTTCTAAGCAATTACTGGAATATTGACTTAGGTTTAGATTTTTTCCGGCGCCGGTCAAAGCTTTGGTCACCATTTCTTGAGCGGAAAGAGTATTAGTGACGGAGACGGTAATGGCGTTTTTTACGAAGTCGAGAGGAGCGGCGGGGGATTTTCCTAAGAATGATTTGCAAACTTCAGGGAATTTTGTGATGTTGCAGATCTTTTGAATTTCAGGTGGGGCAGCGGAGGCTGCCGGAGAAGAAGCGGAGGGGGAGGAGGTAGGTGCGCCGGCTGGGGGGAGGGCGTTAACTGACGTTGTAATGAGGGTAAAAAAGGGAATAATGAGAAAGAGAAACGGAATTAGAGACGCCATTAAAATGGATTCTGAAATAACTTATTTTACTGTAGAGAGACATATTTAAACAGAGATTAACAGATTCAGACATATGATTAGACGGCGAGGGAATAGTAACAGTATTTCAAGATTTGACCAACAATATATCAATATCAATGGATGCAAATATATTACAGGATAAGTTTAAAATATACCAAActcaattttttaaaaagtttaattCCGCATTAAGGCCCTAAATGATACAATATTATCTctaacgagccgagcttgctataaaattaacgagccgagctcgagccgagttttggtttgctcaacgagcttgactCGAGcatcgagcttgtttcgagcccaaaatcctctttggacttagttcattaagaaaattatctaatcatgaattgtttgtgagtaaatagtcaattatatttatgaagtttgctctcaaataactctttaattgtatACATAAACAACAtaacaagcaaagttcgtgaataaataaataagattcttacaaatagttcttttattacttatttattattatgtttgtgaacaaactcatctaatagcaaataaaataatattaagtttagatatttgtgaacttacacaaaactatatagttttctacaaaactaaaatttgttcataaatgttctaatcgagcctgctcgcgagcttttgaGCCGAGTTTTGTCCtattcaagctcggctcgtttacgaaccgagccagtaaatcgtgttcacgagcggttcgtttacaaatcgagctgaatcgagccgagcttttatcgagccgatcaccgagccgctcatgagcggctctgctcatttacagccctacctGTCGGGGCTCGAGCCCACCTCAACCCCCCTAGTTCCGCCTCTGAATATTAACATAGTTCCGACTCATTAAAAAACCATGAAGTTATTCTACGCTTAAGTCGATTTTGGTTGTGGAGTGCATTTCTTTCGTCCCATATGCCAAAAACAATTTCAAGCTACTCTTGTTTTATCACAAtctataaaattgaatatacaTATTGAAAGTACTCTATTACTATGGGTTCGTAACTTTTTTAATTATAACTTATTAATTATTCATATGAGGCTTAATAGACATCCAGCCCCttaaatttgtaactttttttcacctgaccccctcaacttaggggacaacctctcaacccccttaactctccaaaaacatcacatacaaccccttaaacttgtaactttttttcaccttgccccctcaacttagaGGACAACatctcaacccccttaactctctAAAGATATCACATACAGTCTCTTACACCCCTATATCCGGTCAAAATATtaacccgtgtagaaaacgcgcttgactgttgaccacaccaatgccacatgtcatttttttcttaaatttttccatgTAAATCCAGTAAATTACCCCATAATTTGGACATCCGTAGAGTCTTCTTCCTTGATTTGCAGGTTTCCACGAAACCTTAAGTACAACATATTCACCACAAAAACATGATTCATGAGTACCCACCATGAAATCGGTTTCAAGAACAACACAAGCCCTAAcctaattgacaaaaaaaaaggaattatctcaaaagaagaaagaggcaaaccagaagaagaagaagaagaataaaaagaagaaggtaGAGGAGGAATAAAGGAGATGATACTTACTATTGAACTTGAATCGGAGACCGATCGGAGACAGAAAAGAGGTGAATCGAAGGAATCGGAAAAGAGGAAGGAAGGATTTCTGAGGAGAAGAACGTTAGGGATTTAAGAAGAAAAaggatttttttaccgtttaagtTTCTAAAGCCAACCTTCACGCGCTTTCTAATGAGTGCAATCCCAACTTATTCCATTAAGGGgctatatgtgatgtttttagagagttgaaggggttgagaggttgtcccctaagttgagggggtcaggtgaaaaaaagttgcaagtttaaggggttgtatgtgatgtttttggagagttaagggggttgagaggttgtcccctaagttgagggggccaggtgaaaaaaagttacaagtttagggggctggaTACCTATTAAGCCTTCATATGAAGATATACTTAGGCCtgtgcatcggttcggtttaaaccgtaTATCGAATCGAATTGACTGagttcggtttttcggttcggttcgtcATCGGTTTTATTTTTAAGTGCATTTGGATAttcggtttgataaaaaaatgcaaaaaacccGAACTGCACCGAATTACATatattatacattatatatatatacacatatttaattttacaagtttacttttttttttaattgttgttgagataataagccaatattaatatattttgaaagtatttcaaattttgttatcgttgaggtaaatttaatgaggtaatatagtgatttttatttgttatttatatttttttttaactaaaattCAGTTTTTCGGTTGGATATTATTTCGGTTTTACATGTTATTCGGTTTGGTGTCGGTgtcaattattttaataattttggtATTCAAGTTTTCAGTTCTGTTCGGTTTTGAACCGATGGACACCCCTAAATATACTTATTTTGAAAGGCTTAATACACCATTTGcaccctgaacttgtctaacaagtttgattggcccctaaacttttaaagtgttcctgataactcggggaaaaaaccttgatcggagcacttccctgtgaggcgccgttgggatcggccggggacactccgatgccaaagtcagtaatatttctgagaataaactgtaagcacaaaagtagagaatcagtaagtgtacccttgatcctaggaagctggggtatttatataggtttctgtaaccttcagcattaatggggaagtaggtgaagagttgtgtcattactcatctttaattgctatcaattctccattaatcccagcatttagcattgaaacccttagagttgaggtattcgaacagtcaagtctttattcccctttaatggctattaattgccatttaattgtatttattcccattcatggatggtaataaaggaggccttttcatattctttgatccgtcaaggcgtatgtacgctctccttgagagctatggcgggtctccactactcgctctcatcgggcgtatctcgttatggcgtatctcgccatggtccatgtggcgtggcataatgctagagactccttcctttttctcattatttgcatattcgcccctgcattaattatcattaattccacattaatcatgcataaatatctcttttagaatgaataatggtttgccattatttctattaattttcccttattccttattcaagaataatttgggttgttatcagaagcccccccctaaaggtataaaaagctctttagggctgtctaaatggtgttttatttttctatcttggaggaaagtggacccgccctagatgggggatcatatatggaaatgatgcgccttttggggcttccttatgtgggatcttatgaacaagatccgccctatgtgggatcatatatggatatgatgcacttttaggggcttttgcttccttgtggataggtggccagccgtatccattgttatcctctaggggcttcttgagagttatatttcctttagaaagggaataacccgccctttatgggaccatttgttcctaccgcataggattatgattcgccttagggacttcttttcttcagttctgccatattgaggagaatgacccgcccttagggatcagtaagaatgatcagccatttagggacttttgtgcactttgttatttctatgatgaagacgtgaattcattactttgatgaagacgaggcttcattgtttggagatgaagacgaggcttcattacttggatgaagacgaggcttcattatttggagatgaagacggggcttcattacttggatgaagacgaggcttcattacttggatgaaccctttgctttccagaactatttttactaatgcattatatcttttagcaagtaactttttaaaatctggtttaggatttctccgattgtttagggtaggtggccagccgtaccccaatgtgtgaacctttgtgaaggttagaagcttttattcctggtgaggaagttaagctgccttagacgatcgatttgcttcctatctttgaggtgaatcgatccgccgcccggtcttgagactcttctttgggaagagtatttgagagtgtaaagttctcacgtctgagaaatgttttaactctgtctctgacggcAATCaattgcttcctatctttgaggtagatcgatctgccgctgagattattgtccgattgtttgtaaaacttaagtacaattgttttaatccttatgg
The sequence above is drawn from the Euphorbia lathyris chromosome 6, ddEupLath1.1, whole genome shotgun sequence genome and encodes:
- the LOC136232912 gene encoding probable pectinesterase/pectinesterase inhibitor 51 yields the protein MASLIPFLFLIIPFFTLITTSVNALPPAGAPTSSPSASSPAASAAPPEIQKICNITKFPEVCKSFLGKSPAAPLDFVKNAITVSVTNTLSAQEMVTKALTGAGKNLNLSQYSSNCLEELSNSMFRLQSSITALPSKSKDARAWMSAALVYQNDCLSNFKKVNDTVEIHSLLSLLDLLTRMTSNALSLVRALDLFGSDVGKWAAPKTERDGFFEPIKSKEMEFPTRFPANLKIDATVSKDGKGYKTVGEGVDAAPSNLTGKKFVINVKEGIYDEIVRIPLEKKNIVLIGDGIGKTIITGKKTVGPVGVFTYDTATFAVMGDGFMAKDITFKNEAGIPSKQAVAFRSDSDKSYVENCEFFGHQDTLYIHGLRQFYKSCKIEGNVDFIFGNGAAYFKDCEIFINPRLETPEKGESNAVTAQGRTDSGQSTGYVFDNCSITGTPEYMKLIKSNPKVHKNYLGRPWKEFAKTVYIHSFMDSLINPGGWLEWEGNQSLSTLYYGEFENRGPGSDLKGRVPWSSKILPQHVLTFSVQNFMQGDEWLPK